A single genomic interval of Adhaeribacter pallidiroseus harbors:
- a CDS encoding porin family protein gives MRKVVSMVCLFLLVSTISYSQKSYGVKAGLNVTRMNVNEAYTLKVKNRLGYHLGLWKESTFSPKVFLRIELFYTQKGSRYSDTLTLPFTKETIRSKGTLIYNYLTLPWLLGYNLNSKTAIFLGPELSLLIAPLARSNGGKAHNMRHILRYNAPDLGLTAGFRYNLNNKLSADLRYTYGFSTMLQYEATDAQGNTYLSKQSHNQAAQLGLSYRLKTKPGKI, from the coding sequence ATGAGAAAAGTAGTTTCCATGGTATGCTTGTTTTTGTTGGTTTCCACGATTAGTTACAGTCAGAAATCTTATGGCGTGAAAGCCGGACTCAATGTAACCAGGATGAATGTAAATGAAGCTTACACCTTAAAAGTTAAAAATCGGTTAGGGTATCACCTCGGTTTATGGAAGGAATCTACCTTTTCGCCTAAAGTCTTTTTACGGATAGAATTATTTTATACCCAAAAAGGAAGTAGGTATTCCGATACTTTAACCTTGCCTTTTACTAAGGAAACGATCCGGAGTAAGGGAACGCTCATTTATAACTATCTTACTCTTCCCTGGCTACTCGGCTATAACCTTAATAGCAAAACAGCCATTTTCCTAGGTCCGGAACTTAGTCTTTTAATCGCTCCTCTTGCCAGAAGCAATGGGGGAAAGGCCCATAACATGCGGCATATTTTAAGGTATAATGCTCCGGATTTAGGACTCACGGCTGGCTTCCGGTACAATCTAAACAATAAGTTAAGCGCAGATCTCCGGTACACTTATGGTTTTAGCACTATGCTGCAATACGAGGCTACCGATGCGCAGGGAAATACTTACCTATCCAAACAAAGCCATAATCAAGCAGCTCAGTTAGGTTTAAGCTATCGGTTAAAAACAAAGCCAGGAAAAATCTAA
- a CDS encoding N-acetylglucosamine kinase has translation MVIIADGGSTKTSWCLITDSNTKVYFNTEGYNPYFSDTPTIIASLQKNLPENLRKEAVNEVNYYGAGCSVPEKIEVVAAAMRAVFTNANVYVGHDLLAAARALLGVDPGFAAILGTGANTCLYDGKNVTLNIDSLGYFLGDEGSGSHIGKRLVRDYMRGYLPEGMQKIFRDTYELTNEDIFDNLYNKPLPNRFLASFSKFLYENNNFSYSREVVKESFEAFFKNLVCHYPNYEQYSLNCVGSVGYNFRDVLEEVSAEHNMAFGKIIRSPIDDLVYYHSVLSPQTQI, from the coding sequence ATGGTAATTATTGCAGATGGTGGTTCAACCAAAACAAGTTGGTGTTTGATAACAGACTCCAATACCAAGGTTTATTTCAACACAGAAGGTTATAACCCGTATTTTTCGGATACCCCTACTATTATTGCTTCGCTCCAAAAAAACTTACCGGAAAATCTTCGTAAAGAAGCCGTTAATGAAGTAAATTACTACGGTGCCGGCTGTTCTGTTCCTGAAAAAATTGAAGTTGTGGCAGCAGCCATGCGAGCTGTTTTTACCAATGCCAATGTGTACGTAGGCCATGATTTACTGGCTGCCGCCCGGGCCTTACTGGGAGTAGATCCCGGATTTGCCGCTATTTTGGGTACGGGTGCCAATACTTGCCTGTACGATGGCAAAAACGTTACCTTAAACATTGACTCGTTAGGTTATTTTCTGGGCGACGAAGGCAGCGGTTCGCACATTGGCAAGCGTTTGGTACGCGATTACATGCGCGGTTACCTGCCCGAAGGTATGCAGAAAATTTTCCGGGACACCTACGAACTAACCAACGAAGATATTTTTGATAATTTATACAACAAACCTTTACCCAACCGCTTTCTGGCCAGCTTTAGCAAGTTTTTGTACGAAAACAACAACTTCTCGTACTCCCGCGAAGTAGTAAAGGAATCTTTTGAAGCTTTTTTTAAAAATCTGGTTTGCCATTACCCAAACTACGAGCAGTATTCTTTAAACTGCGTAGGCTCCGTGGGTTATAACTTCCGCGATGTATTAGAAGAAGTAAGTGCCGAGCACAACATGGCCTTCGGTAAAATTATCCGCTCGCCCATAGATGATTTGGTATATTACCATTCCGTATTATCGCCCCAAACGCAGATATAA
- a CDS encoding anthranilate synthase component I family protein, protein MNKYKLYHTHKQLLADTVTPVGIYLQLRDKYPNCILLESSDYHGNENSFSYICCDPIGGFELKDQVISQYFPDGTEEQIPLEDRRDAVKHLQQFINSFYVRNNHYNFINNGLFGYMTYDAVTYYEDIAFRPKETAYPELPEILYRLYRFIVVVDPFKNELYIFEHSIDENTTGPGLEQIEALIKNKNIPAFTFTPDADETSNFTDDHFLKVLNEGQRHCKLGNVFQIVLSRKFSKGFKGDEFNVYRALRSINPSPYLFYFDYGNFKIFGSSPEAQITLKGNKASIYPIAGTFRRTGNDNADAELARKLYDDPKENSEHVMLVDLARNDLGRHGDQVAVEVFKEVQYYSHVIHLVSKVTSQRSKEVAPMLMVADTFPAGTLSGAPKYRAMTIIDELEPTGRGYYGGCIGYIGFNGDFNHAIMIRSFLSTRNQLHYQAGAGVVAKSNPESELNEVHHKLAALRSAMEKAASI, encoded by the coding sequence ATGAATAAATACAAGCTGTACCATACGCATAAACAGCTCCTCGCCGATACCGTTACGCCCGTTGGCATTTATTTACAGTTGCGCGACAAATACCCCAACTGCATTTTGCTCGAAAGCTCGGATTACCACGGCAACGAAAACAGTTTTTCCTACATTTGCTGCGACCCGATCGGGGGTTTTGAGTTAAAAGACCAGGTCATCAGCCAGTACTTTCCGGATGGAACCGAAGAGCAAATTCCGCTGGAAGACCGGCGCGATGCCGTGAAGCATTTGCAGCAGTTTATTAATTCGTTTTACGTCCGGAATAATCACTATAATTTTATAAACAACGGCTTGTTTGGCTACATGACCTACGATGCCGTTACGTATTACGAAGACATTGCTTTCCGGCCGAAAGAAACGGCTTACCCGGAGTTGCCCGAAATCTTGTACCGCTTGTACCGGTTTATTGTGGTGGTAGATCCGTTTAAAAACGAGCTGTATATTTTTGAACACAGCATTGACGAAAACACCACCGGTCCAGGCCTGGAGCAAATAGAAGCGCTGATCAAAAACAAAAACATCCCGGCTTTTACCTTTACGCCCGATGCCGACGAAACTTCAAACTTCACCGACGACCATTTTTTAAAAGTTTTAAACGAAGGACAGCGCCATTGCAAACTGGGCAACGTATTCCAGATTGTATTGTCGCGCAAGTTCTCGAAAGGCTTTAAAGGCGATGAGTTTAACGTGTACCGGGCCTTGCGTTCTATCAATCCATCGCCGTATTTGTTTTACTTCGACTACGGAAATTTTAAAATTTTCGGGTCTTCGCCAGAAGCCCAGATTACCTTAAAAGGCAACAAAGCCAGCATTTACCCGATTGCCGGCACCTTTAGAAGAACCGGCAACGACAACGCCGACGCCGAACTCGCCCGCAAACTCTACGACGACCCAAAAGAAAACTCCGAACACGTGATGCTGGTAGATTTGGCCCGCAACGATTTAGGCCGTCACGGCGACCAAGTAGCGGTAGAGGTTTTTAAAGAAGTACAATATTACTCGCACGTCATCCATTTGGTTTCGAAAGTTACCAGTCAGCGGTCTAAAGAAGTAGCGCCCATGCTCATGGTAGCCGATACGTTTCCGGCCGGTACTTTATCCGGCGCCCCCAAGTACCGCGCCATGACCATTATCGACGAACTGGAACCCACCGGCCGCGGTTATTACGGCGGTTGCATCGGCTACATCGGCTTTAACGGCGACTTTAACCACGCCATCATGATTAGGTCTTTTTTGAGTACCCGCAACCAATTGCATTATCAGGCCGGCGCCGGCGTGGTAGCCAAATCTAACCCTGAATCCGAACTCAACGAAGTACACCACAAACTAGCCGCCCTCCGCTCCGCCATGGAAAAGGCAGCTTCGATATAG
- a CDS encoding FAD-dependent oxidoreductase has product MLLEQKSIAIVGGGPGGLTLARLLQMQGAHVKVYERDFHENARVQGSPLDMHQESGLAALIKAGLLDEFKKHFRPGADKMVIVNECAELFFSDPEAKPQEDFGSAYFRPEIDRGPLRNMLLAALKPATVVWDSHFLSLEKQNTGWLLHFKNGLSAYADLVIAADGANSKIRPYITPVKSFYTGITMLEGNVYNSNKTTPRIAALLNGGKIMAFGNAKNLLIGQKGNGDLGFYASFKADENWHLNNSVDYADKNQLLAWFKTEYAEWSVVWYELFENAETPFVPRPLYCMPLDQTWETLPNLTMLGDAAHVMPPFAGEGANMAMLDALELSACLTSGKYATLPEAISFFEVNMRKRAALAAQESLENGERMHSENALHTMVHMFQGH; this is encoded by the coding sequence ATGCTGCTAGAACAGAAATCAATCGCCATAGTTGGCGGCGGCCCCGGCGGACTTACTTTAGCGCGATTGCTGCAAATGCAAGGCGCCCATGTAAAAGTGTACGAAAGAGATTTTCATGAAAATGCCCGGGTGCAAGGCTCTCCGCTGGATATGCATCAAGAATCCGGGTTAGCGGCTTTAATTAAAGCAGGTTTGTTAGACGAGTTCAAAAAGCATTTCCGACCGGGTGCAGACAAAATGGTTATCGTGAATGAATGCGCCGAGCTGTTTTTCAGTGACCCCGAAGCGAAACCCCAAGAAGATTTCGGGAGTGCGTATTTCCGCCCCGAAATAGATCGTGGGCCCTTACGGAATATGCTGCTGGCAGCATTAAAACCAGCAACCGTGGTATGGGACAGCCATTTTCTCTCTCTGGAGAAACAAAATACGGGTTGGTTGTTGCATTTTAAAAATGGCTTATCAGCTTATGCTGATCTGGTAATTGCTGCCGATGGGGCAAATTCTAAAATCCGCCCGTACATTACCCCTGTCAAATCTTTTTACACCGGCATTACCATGTTGGAAGGTAATGTTTATAATTCTAATAAAACAACGCCTCGTATTGCTGCGCTGCTAAACGGCGGGAAAATAATGGCTTTCGGGAACGCAAAAAATTTACTGATTGGCCAAAAAGGCAACGGCGATTTAGGTTTTTACGCCAGTTTTAAAGCAGATGAAAATTGGCACCTAAATAATAGCGTAGATTATGCGGATAAAAACCAACTGTTAGCGTGGTTTAAAACAGAATATGCTGAATGGAGTGTTGTTTGGTACGAACTGTTTGAAAATGCGGAAACGCCCTTCGTGCCGCGGCCCCTTTATTGTATGCCCTTAGATCAAACCTGGGAAACCTTGCCCAACTTAACCATGTTGGGCGATGCTGCCCATGTAATGCCGCCTTTTGCCGGCGAAGGGGCCAACATGGCTATGCTGGACGCGTTGGAATTAAGTGCCTGTTTAACTTCTGGTAAATACGCTACTTTACCAGAAGCTATTTCGTTTTTTGAAGTAAATATGCGTAAAAGAGCCGCCCTGGCTGCCCAGGAATCGCTGGAAAATGGGGAGCGAATGCACTCGGAGAATGCATTGCATACGATGGTGCATATGTTCCAGGGCCATTAA
- a CDS encoding RNA 2'-phosphotransferase, producing MLSEKELVRLSKLLSLVPRHQPEKIGIALDENGWIEITTLIEQANKNNVKLSREILEEVVATNTKKRFAFNADKTKIRASQGHSIAVYLNYTPQTPPAILYHGTSERALKSILENGLQKQNRHHVHLSTDVVTARNVGQRHGRPIILRIDAAAMTQNGYLFYLSENQVWLTDQVPTRYLHVQAS from the coding sequence ATGTTATCCGAAAAAGAATTGGTGCGGCTTAGTAAATTGCTAAGTTTGGTGCCGCGGCATCAACCCGAAAAGATTGGCATTGCGCTGGATGAAAACGGCTGGATCGAAATAACTACATTAATTGAACAAGCCAATAAAAACAACGTGAAACTCTCCCGGGAGATTTTAGAGGAGGTAGTAGCAACCAATACTAAAAAACGATTTGCTTTTAATGCGGATAAAACAAAGATCCGGGCCAGTCAGGGGCATTCTATTGCGGTATACCTGAATTACACACCACAGACTCCACCCGCTATTCTCTACCACGGTACCAGCGAGCGCGCCTTAAAATCTATTCTGGAGAATGGGCTGCAAAAACAAAACCGCCACCACGTGCATCTATCTACGGATGTAGTTACGGCCCGAAACGTAGGCCAACGGCACGGCCGCCCCATAATTTTGCGCATCGACGCCGCGGCAATGACTCAGAATGGCTATTTATTTTATTTATCCGAGAACCAGGTTTGGCTCACGGATCAAGTACCAACCAGATACCTGCACGTTCAAGCTTCCTAA
- a CDS encoding helix-turn-helix domain-containing protein, whose protein sequence is MANNFYYKFIKPDSALSDFVESIGMFHNQSAEEKAVVVMPDGRVDLFFSQSASEPFHVTLIGLETLPEQRSILPHTLAFVISFKPLAVEYILSTSIADLLNTAKDVAPDFWGFNTDDLKDFDVFYQKAARKITELLPDEIDERKRTLFELIYSSNGQMSVTELSQKVCWSSRQINRYFNQQLGLSLKAYCTILRFRASLEHIAQGQLFPELKFTDQTHFIKEIKKFSGAAPKELSKNKNDRFVLLSVLKQQ, encoded by the coding sequence ATGGCCAATAACTTCTATTACAAATTCATCAAACCCGATTCGGCGCTTTCTGATTTTGTAGAAAGTATCGGTATGTTTCACAATCAATCAGCGGAAGAAAAAGCAGTGGTGGTCATGCCTGATGGAAGAGTTGATTTGTTTTTTTCGCAATCTGCCTCAGAGCCTTTTCATGTTACACTGATTGGCTTAGAAACTTTACCGGAACAAAGAAGCATTCTGCCGCACACACTCGCATTTGTTATTAGTTTTAAACCGTTGGCCGTTGAGTATATTTTATCTACTTCTATCGCTGATTTATTAAATACTGCCAAAGATGTTGCACCTGATTTTTGGGGTTTTAATACAGATGATTTAAAAGATTTTGATGTATTTTATCAAAAAGCAGCCAGGAAAATTACAGAACTTTTACCTGATGAAATAGATGAAAGAAAACGCACACTTTTCGAGTTAATTTATTCTTCCAACGGCCAAATGAGCGTAACAGAGCTTTCTCAAAAAGTGTGTTGGAGCAGCCGGCAAATTAATCGGTATTTTAATCAACAACTCGGGCTTTCCTTAAAAGCTTATTGCACTATTTTGCGTTTCCGGGCATCATTAGAACATATTGCCCAAGGCCAACTTTTTCCGGAGTTAAAATTCACGGACCAAACCCATTTTATTAAAGAAATAAAAAAGTTCTCAGGCGCCGCACCAAAGGAATTATCAAAAAATAAAAACGACCGATTTGTACTATTATCCGTCTTAAAGCAGCAATAG
- a CDS encoding beta-N-acetylhexosaminidase gives MKKMYLQLAFCLVALTSFGQTSASKTTPAIIPQPVSMTVDNGQFLLPKNVVIAASTHPELKQTVAFLKNRLATPTGRNVTVSQPSASATIRLILNQTTDNAIGKEGYRLTVTPKSILIRANQPAGLFYGAQSLVQLFPAEIESATLVKNVNWQIPCVTVMDHPRFGWRGLMFDVSRHFFTKNEVKQYIDDMVRYKYNLLHLHLTDDEGWRIEIKSLPKLTQVGAWSVKKVGYFGSFAPPTPEEPRTYGGFYTQADIKELVQYAKDRFVNILPEIDVPGHSLAAVVSYPELSCTPGVENYRVRSGEQIMDWSRGAPPIALVDNTLCPANEKVYEFLDKVITELAQLFPFEYIHVGGDETPQNFWEKNDAIKGLMKKENLKNMHEVQGYFERRLEKIVLAKGKKFMGWDEILEGGLAPSAAVMSWRGMKGGIQAARQKHDVVMSPTDFAYIDYMQGDPAIEPKVYASLRLNKAYQFEPLPDSVDPKYIKGGQANLWTEQVYNMRHAQYMTWPRGFAIAESLWSPKETKSWPDFVNRVENHFTRYEFAEKNYAPSVYEPIVNVTRTPDDYLRLELSTEVEGLDIYYTFDNSFPDRFYPKYLEPLVPPKDAAMLKLITYRGNKPVGRLITLPIKDLEQRAPKKK, from the coding sequence ATGAAAAAAATGTACCTGCAGCTGGCTTTTTGCTTAGTAGCTTTAACTTCTTTCGGCCAAACTTCCGCGAGTAAAACTACCCCAGCCATTATTCCCCAACCTGTTTCGATGACCGTGGATAATGGTCAGTTTTTGTTGCCTAAAAACGTAGTCATTGCCGCCAGTACGCACCCGGAGCTAAAGCAAACGGTCGCTTTTTTAAAAAATCGTTTAGCTACCCCCACTGGCCGGAACGTAACTGTTAGTCAACCTTCGGCTTCCGCTACTATCCGGTTAATTCTAAACCAAACCACCGATAATGCTATTGGCAAAGAAGGCTACCGGTTAACGGTTACTCCCAAAAGTATCTTAATCCGGGCCAACCAGCCGGCGGGTTTGTTTTACGGAGCACAATCGTTGGTGCAGCTGTTTCCGGCCGAAATCGAAAGTGCTACGCTAGTGAAAAATGTAAACTGGCAGATTCCCTGCGTTACCGTAATGGATCATCCGCGGTTTGGCTGGCGCGGTTTAATGTTCGATGTGTCGCGGCATTTCTTCACTAAAAACGAAGTAAAACAATACATCGACGATATGGTGCGCTATAAGTATAATTTGCTGCACCTGCATTTAACCGACGACGAAGGCTGGCGCATCGAAATAAAGAGTTTACCCAAACTGACCCAGGTTGGTGCCTGGAGTGTAAAAAAAGTAGGTTACTTTGGTTCGTTCGCGCCGCCTACGCCCGAAGAACCGCGCACCTACGGTGGTTTCTATACCCAAGCCGACATTAAAGAATTAGTGCAGTACGCCAAAGATCGTTTCGTAAATATTTTGCCCGAAATAGATGTGCCGGGGCATAGCTTGGCCGCGGTGGTTTCGTATCCGGAGTTGTCCTGCACGCCCGGCGTGGAGAATTACCGGGTACGCTCCGGCGAACAAATTATGGATTGGTCGCGCGGCGCCCCGCCCATTGCTTTGGTAGATAATACGCTGTGCCCCGCCAACGAAAAGGTATACGAGTTCCTAGATAAGGTAATTACCGAACTTGCCCAGCTGTTCCCGTTCGAGTATATCCACGTGGGCGGCGACGAAACACCCCAGAACTTCTGGGAGAAAAATGACGCCATTAAAGGCCTGATGAAGAAAGAAAATTTAAAAAATATGCACGAAGTGCAGGGGTACTTCGAAAGAAGGCTGGAGAAAATAGTGCTGGCAAAAGGTAAAAAGTTTATGGGCTGGGACGAAATTCTGGAAGGCGGTTTGGCACCGAGTGCGGCCGTTATGAGCTGGCGCGGCATGAAAGGGGGCATTCAAGCGGCTCGCCAGAAACACGATGTCGTTATGAGCCCCACCGACTTTGCGTACATTGATTACATGCAAGGCGACCCCGCCATTGAACCCAAGGTTTACGCCTCGCTCCGGTTAAACAAAGCGTATCAGTTTGAGCCCCTGCCCGACAGCGTAGATCCGAAGTACATTAAAGGCGGTCAGGCCAATCTCTGGACCGAGCAAGTGTACAACATGCGCCACGCGCAGTACATGACCTGGCCCCGCGGCTTTGCCATTGCTGAATCGTTGTGGTCGCCGAAAGAAACAAAAAGCTGGCCCGACTTCGTTAACCGCGTCGAAAACCATTTTACCCGCTACGAATTTGCCGAAAAAAATTACGCGCCCAGCGTGTACGAACCCATTGTAAACGTAACCCGCACCCCCGACGATTATTTGCGTCTGGAGTTAAGCACTGAAGTAGAAGGCCTGGATATTTACTACACCTTCGACAATTCTTTCCCGGACCGTTTTTACCCGAAGTACCTGGAACCGCTGGTACCGCCCAAAGATGCGGCTATGTTAAAATTAATTACCTACCGAGGTAACAAGCCAGTAGGTCGTTTAATAACTTTACCCATTAAAGATTTAGAACAGCGTGCGCCCAAAAAGAAGTAG
- a CDS encoding DUF2279 domain-containing protein, with protein MHQYTLWVKMRFVKAWLLVSPLFLIFGPTLAQTDSTVIFYSQNKQPSRTKLKIVGISSGVVYGSLLAAASQAWYKDMPRTRFHFFNDNQEWRQVDKVGHFWGAFHQSRLAVGALHWAEVPAKKAIIWGSLAGVILQTPIEILDGYAVNYGASTGDLVANALGSAAVLAQYLAWSELRMQPKYSFHTTRFARERPTVLGSNLPEQMLKDYNGQTYWLAVEAAAFLPTTTRFPTWLNVAVGYGTEEMVYNDPATNQQAGFRAYRQLYLAPDLNLSALKTRSKFLKTAFFILDMVHLPLPALEYSSRQKFKFHALYF; from the coding sequence ATGCATCAGTACACTTTGTGGGTAAAAATGAGGTTTGTAAAAGCGTGGTTACTCGTTAGTCCGCTTTTTTTAATTTTCGGGCCAACCCTGGCGCAAACTGATTCTACCGTTATCTTTTACTCGCAAAACAAACAACCCTCCCGCACCAAATTAAAAATAGTGGGGATTAGCAGTGGGGTAGTTTACGGTAGTTTATTGGCCGCCGCCAGCCAGGCCTGGTACAAAGATATGCCGCGTACCCGTTTCCATTTTTTTAATGATAACCAGGAGTGGCGGCAAGTAGATAAAGTCGGGCATTTCTGGGGAGCCTTTCACCAGAGCCGGTTGGCGGTTGGTGCTTTGCATTGGGCCGAGGTACCCGCTAAAAAAGCCATTATCTGGGGCAGTTTAGCCGGTGTAATTTTACAAACGCCGATTGAGATACTGGATGGCTACGCCGTTAATTACGGCGCTTCTACTGGCGATTTAGTAGCTAATGCATTGGGGTCGGCGGCTGTTTTAGCGCAGTACCTGGCTTGGTCGGAGCTGCGCATGCAACCCAAGTACTCGTTTCATACCACGCGGTTTGCCCGCGAACGCCCAACGGTTTTAGGCAGTAATTTACCCGAACAAATGCTGAAAGATTATAATGGTCAAACGTACTGGCTGGCGGTGGAAGCCGCCGCCTTTTTACCTACCACTACCCGCTTTCCCACGTGGCTGAACGTAGCCGTGGGCTACGGTACCGAAGAAATGGTTTACAACGACCCAGCCACCAACCAGCAGGCAGGTTTCCGGGCCTACCGGCAATTGTACCTGGCCCCGGATTTAAATTTATCGGCTTTAAAAACCCGAAGCAAATTTTTAAAAACCGCGTTTTTTATTCTGGATATGGTGCATCTGCCGTTACCAGCCCTGGAGTACAGCTCTCGTCAGAAATTTAAATTTCATGCCTTGTATTTTTAA
- a CDS encoding alpha/beta hydrolase codes for MKIIIDTIPDNTPADAHLYLVGNFNRWQPGAPAYQLKPQPDGTYAVKVPLMNRPIEFKVTRGTWESVEAAADGSDMPNRIIKLPSPETVAVQVAAWTDLVVRPPRKHTASPQVQVLDAAFEMPELGRTRRIWLYLPLHYATSKERYPVIYLHDGQNLFDAYYSFSGEWGVDETLDQMAQTGGPQVIVVGIEHGGEERINELTPYKNPEYGGGDGKKYLQFIVQDLKPYIDAHFRTKPEAEHTGIGGSSLGGLISLYAAAHYPQVFGKAMVLSPSLWFSNKIFKVAKKDFKNTRLVLLAGEQEGEEMITNMRQLYEQLMAQGFPEEHIWYQTRADGDHSEWFWRREFPEAFQWLYAKN; via the coding sequence ATGAAAATAATTATAGATACAATACCGGATAATACACCGGCTGATGCGCATTTGTATCTGGTGGGCAACTTTAACCGATGGCAACCGGGCGCCCCGGCTTACCAGTTAAAACCGCAACCTGACGGTACCTATGCAGTAAAAGTACCGCTCATGAACCGCCCGATAGAATTTAAAGTAACCCGCGGTACCTGGGAGTCGGTGGAAGCTGCTGCCGATGGCAGCGACATGCCCAACCGGATTATAAAATTGCCTTCGCCGGAAACGGTTGCGGTGCAAGTGGCCGCCTGGACCGATCTGGTAGTCCGGCCACCGCGCAAACACACGGCCAGCCCCCAGGTACAAGTGCTAGATGCGGCTTTTGAAATGCCCGAACTGGGCCGTACCCGGCGCATCTGGTTGTATTTACCTTTGCACTACGCTACCAGTAAAGAACGTTATCCGGTAATTTACTTACACGATGGCCAAAATTTATTCGACGCTTACTACAGCTTTAGCGGCGAATGGGGCGTAGACGAAACGCTGGACCAAATGGCGCAGACCGGTGGGCCTCAAGTAATAGTAGTGGGTATTGAACACGGCGGCGAAGAACGGATTAACGAACTAACCCCGTACAAAAACCCGGAATACGGCGGCGGAGACGGCAAAAAATACCTGCAATTTATTGTGCAGGACTTAAAACCGTACATTGATGCGCATTTCCGGACTAAACCAGAAGCCGAACATACCGGCATTGGCGGTTCTTCTTTGGGCGGCTTGATTTCTTTGTACGCCGCAGCGCATTACCCGCAGGTTTTTGGCAAAGCCATGGTGCTCTCGCCGTCGTTGTGGTTTTCAAATAAAATCTTTAAGGTGGCTAAAAAAGATTTTAAAAATACTCGTCTAGTTTTACTGGCTGGCGAGCAGGAAGGCGAGGAAATGATAACTAATATGCGCCAGCTTTACGAACAATTAATGGCCCAGGGCTTTCCGGAAGAACATATTTGGTACCAGACCCGGGCCGATGGCGACCACAGCGAATGGTTCTGGCGCCGCGAATTTCCGGAAGCTTTTCAATGGCTCTACGCAAAAAATTAA
- a CDS encoding Smr/MutS family protein: protein MNIGDRVRLLHGKEQGIITQFIGPDQVEIAIDNDFTIPVLRREVVVIAEEEDTYLKNNGVEQPTKEIRKNEPAPLPVTATAGIYVALVPQTEELQAVTILNFSDFDLLFTYGEETNDRYRGIQSDKLTPKGSKVVSHLHLKDFDKWPDLVIQYLQHRASGTALLEPVVKRIKFKASSFYKSKKTAPIIKKEAYLFSLDQKPVEVNPAKILENLTESETKNPEAYQLKTPSHEVDLHIEKLTDLDPALMSNSEMLRTQLAAFQDNLDRALATNMHEIIFIHGTGNGVLRKEIHKILSQRRTQIKFYEDARKEKFGYGATLVRLK, encoded by the coding sequence ATGAACATAGGTGATCGCGTGCGTTTGTTGCACGGCAAAGAACAAGGCATTATTACCCAATTTATTGGCCCCGACCAGGTTGAAATCGCCATTGACAATGATTTTACCATTCCGGTTTTGCGCCGCGAAGTGGTGGTGATTGCCGAGGAAGAAGATACATATTTAAAAAATAATGGTGTAGAGCAACCCACCAAAGAAATTCGCAAAAACGAACCGGCTCCTTTACCAGTAACGGCTACCGCCGGCATTTACGTGGCTCTGGTTCCGCAAACCGAAGAATTACAGGCCGTAACCATTCTTAACTTTTCGGATTTTGATTTGCTTTTTACGTACGGCGAAGAAACCAACGACCGGTACAGAGGCATCCAAAGCGATAAATTAACGCCGAAGGGTAGTAAGGTAGTAAGCCATTTGCATTTAAAAGATTTTGATAAGTGGCCGGATTTGGTTATCCAATACTTACAACACCGGGCCAGTGGCACTGCTTTGCTGGAACCCGTGGTAAAACGCATTAAATTTAAAGCTTCCTCGTTTTACAAAAGCAAAAAAACGGCCCCAATTATTAAGAAAGAAGCGTACTTGTTTTCCCTGGATCAAAAACCCGTAGAAGTAAATCCAGCCAAAATTCTGGAAAACTTAACGGAATCCGAAACCAAGAACCCGGAAGCCTATCAATTAAAAACGCCGTCGCACGAAGTAGATTTGCACATCGAAAAACTAACCGATCTGGACCCGGCATTGATGAGCAACAGCGAAATGCTGCGCACCCAATTAGCCGCTTTTCAGGATAACCTGGACCGGGCGTTAGCCACCAACATGCACGAGATTATTTTCATCCATGGCACAGGCAACGGCGTGCTACGCAAAGAAATTCATAAGATATTAAGCCAACGGCGCACCCAGATTAAGTTTTACGAAGATGCCCGCAAAGAAAAGTTTGGCTACGGTGCTACGCTGGTGCGTTTAAAGTAA